One window of Mesorhizobium loti R88b genomic DNA carries:
- the folB gene encoding dihydroneopterin aldolase, whose product MYVIRMKNCAFFARHGVLDEEEALGQRFYVDAELTVEPGRALVDDAIGETVNYGIAFTVIEKIITGQRRFLIEALAMEVAKALTARFPQIRKAEITVRKPNAPVPGVLDYVEVTVVWPE is encoded by the coding sequence ATGTATGTCATCCGCATGAAGAACTGCGCCTTCTTTGCCCGGCACGGCGTGCTCGACGAAGAGGAGGCGCTTGGTCAGCGCTTCTATGTCGACGCGGAGCTCACCGTGGAGCCAGGTCGCGCGCTTGTCGATGACGCCATCGGGGAAACGGTCAATTACGGTATTGCGTTTACAGTGATCGAAAAGATCATCACCGGGCAGCGGCGCTTCCTGATCGAGGCGTTGGCGATGGAGGTGGCAAAGGCGCTGACGGCACGCTTTCCGCAGATACGCAAGGCCGAGATCACCGTGCGCAAGCCGAACGCTCCGGTGCCTGGTGTGCTCGATTACGTCGAGGTGACCGTTGTCTGGCCCGAGTAA
- a CDS encoding DUF922 domain-containing Zn-dependent protease has product MMKRSLLCALLLAVTAVPAGAANLVKTYSYFSIGGSTLDEIEKQLSTHGPQVKSTGSRHPGATQMAFTTRISYARQASSCRIADAAVTVKVKVILPEWRRPRKADPDVKLFWDTLAADIKRHEERHVEIAKNHARELEDALKAAYPQKDCDAAKAKAAEITAAVLARHDRAQVQFDRVESVNFESRILRLMRYRIERIENGQLPPPA; this is encoded by the coding sequence ATGATGAAACGATCCCTGCTCTGCGCGCTGCTGCTTGCTGTAACCGCCGTCCCGGCGGGCGCTGCCAATCTGGTGAAAACATACAGCTATTTTTCCATTGGCGGCAGCACGCTCGACGAGATCGAGAAGCAGCTCTCCACACACGGGCCGCAGGTCAAAAGCACAGGCTCCCGCCACCCCGGCGCCACCCAGATGGCCTTCACCACCCGCATCAGCTACGCAAGGCAGGCTAGCTCCTGCCGGATCGCCGACGCCGCCGTAACGGTCAAGGTCAAGGTGATCCTTCCGGAATGGCGCCGTCCACGCAAGGCGGACCCCGATGTGAAGCTGTTCTGGGACACGCTGGCGGCCGACATCAAGCGCCACGAAGAACGCCATGTCGAGATCGCCAAGAACCACGCCCGCGAGCTGGAAGACGCGCTGAAGGCGGCCTATCCGCAGAAGGATTGCGACGCGGCCAAGGCCAAGGCGGCCGAGATCACCGCCGCCGTCCTCGCCAGGCACGACCGCGCCCAGGTGCAGTTCGACCGCGTCGAAAGCGTCAATTTCGAAAGCCGTATCCTGCGGCTCATGCGCTATCGTATCGAGCGCATCGAGAACGGCCAGCTGCCGCCACCGGCCTGA
- a CDS encoding monovalent cation:proton antiporter-2 (CPA2) family protein, whose product MAAEASGSDLIQVVALLAAGVIAVPIFKRVGLGSILGYLAAGVVIGPFGIGVFSESGAILHVAELGVVMFLFIIGLEMQPSRLWGLRREIFGLGALQVGVCAILLTGVGVAGGFPVSQSFVAGAGFVLTSTAIVMQLLEERGEIASPKGQRIVSILLLEDLAIVPLLALIAFLAPGGADTSLSERLTEVGIGLAAIVGLVLAGRYLLNPFFRILADARAREVMTAAALLVVLGSALVMQLSGLSMAMGAFLAGVLLSESTFRHQLEADIEPFRGILLGLFFLAVGMSLDLHVVAANWKLIAIYVVAYMVMKAFGIYIVARILKTGHREALERAIFMAQGGEFAFVLYSAAAAVGIIDGNANATLTAIVIISMVLTPLAIIALRYITPRDEQSLDGVDVADGLTGSVLVIGFGRFGQIASQPLLLRGIDVSIIDNDVEMIQAAADFGFKVYYGDGTRLDILRAAGAGQARAVLICVDKADAAVRIAELVKAEFPLLTVLARAFDRGTALQLIRAGVDYQLRETFESALVFGGSALESLGVDPEDVAETIEDVRRRDTDRFETQLAEGIRAGQRFLRGNIGTPIPTPLSTPRRPGKALNEETAGVLHKSETTD is encoded by the coding sequence ATGGCAGCGGAAGCATCAGGCAGCGATCTCATTCAGGTGGTGGCGCTGCTTGCCGCGGGGGTCATCGCCGTTCCCATCTTCAAACGCGTGGGTCTCGGTTCGATCCTGGGCTATCTGGCCGCCGGCGTCGTGATTGGTCCGTTCGGCATCGGTGTCTTTTCCGAATCGGGAGCCATCCTCCATGTCGCCGAACTCGGCGTCGTCATGTTCCTGTTCATCATCGGGCTGGAAATGCAGCCATCGCGGCTTTGGGGCCTGCGCCGGGAGATTTTTGGCCTCGGCGCGCTGCAGGTGGGCGTCTGCGCGATTCTGTTGACCGGTGTCGGTGTGGCTGGAGGCTTCCCCGTCTCGCAATCCTTCGTCGCAGGCGCCGGTTTTGTGCTGACCTCGACGGCGATCGTCATGCAGCTTCTCGAGGAACGCGGCGAGATCGCCTCGCCGAAAGGCCAGCGCATCGTCTCCATCCTGCTGCTGGAAGATCTGGCCATCGTGCCGCTGCTGGCCCTCATCGCGTTCCTGGCGCCGGGCGGTGCAGACACCAGCCTGTCGGAGCGCCTGACCGAGGTCGGCATTGGCCTTGCCGCGATCGTCGGACTGGTGCTGGCCGGACGCTACCTGCTCAACCCCTTCTTCCGCATCTTGGCGGACGCCCGTGCCCGCGAGGTGATGACGGCCGCCGCACTCCTGGTCGTGCTCGGATCGGCACTCGTCATGCAGCTCAGCGGCCTGTCGATGGCGATGGGCGCCTTCCTGGCCGGCGTGCTTCTGTCCGAATCGACCTTCCGCCATCAGCTCGAGGCCGACATCGAGCCGTTCCGCGGCATTCTGCTCGGCCTGTTCTTCCTTGCGGTCGGCATGTCGCTCGACCTGCATGTGGTGGCCGCGAACTGGAAGCTGATTGCGATCTATGTCGTCGCCTACATGGTGATGAAGGCGTTCGGCATTTACATCGTCGCCCGCATCCTCAAGACCGGCCATCGCGAAGCGCTGGAGCGCGCGATCTTCATGGCGCAAGGCGGCGAATTCGCTTTCGTCCTCTATTCAGCGGCCGCAGCGGTCGGCATCATCGACGGCAACGCCAACGCAACGCTGACGGCAATCGTCATCATTTCGATGGTGCTGACGCCGCTGGCGATCATCGCCTTGCGCTATATCACGCCGCGCGACGAGCAGTCGCTTGACGGGGTCGATGTCGCCGACGGCCTGACCGGCAGCGTGCTGGTCATCGGCTTCGGCCGCTTCGGCCAGATCGCCAGCCAGCCGCTGCTGCTACGCGGTATCGACGTCTCGATCATCGACAATGATGTCGAGATGATCCAGGCGGCTGCCGATTTCGGCTTCAAGGTCTACTACGGCGACGGCACACGGCTCGACATCCTGCGCGCCGCGGGCGCTGGCCAGGCGCGCGCGGTGTTGATCTGCGTCGACAAGGCCGATGCCGCCGTTCGCATCGCCGAGCTCGTCAAGGCTGAGTTTCCCTTGCTTACCGTGCTGGCGCGCGCTTTCGACCGCGGTACGGCGCTGCAGCTCATCCGCGCCGGCGTCGACTATCAGCTGCGCGAGACGTTTGAATCGGCTCTGGTTTTCGGCGGCTCGGCGCTGGAATCGCTTGGCGTTGATCCTGAAGACGTCGCTGAAACGATCGAAGACGTCAGGCGCCGCGACACCGACCGTTTCGAAACCCAGCTCGCCGAAGGCATTCGTGCCGGCCAACGCTTCTTGCGGGGCAATATCGGCACGCCGATCCCGACACCGCTCTCCACGCCGCGCCGCCCGGGCAAGGCCCTCAACGAGGAGACGGCCGGCGTTCTGCACAAATCCGAAACGACCGACTGA
- the folK gene encoding 2-amino-4-hydroxy-6-hydroxymethyldihydropteridine diphosphokinase: protein MSGPSNTVYLSLGGNLGDPATSMAAALRILDADADTRVAAVSSLYRTPPWGKLDQPDFLNAAAELSTRLPPRALLDLCLDAERKLKRVREERWGPRLIDIDILVFGDQIIHETGLEVPHPRMLERAFVLAPLAEIAPDLAVGGRSVSDRLAVVDTSGIERLASGRDWWLA, encoded by the coding sequence TTGTCTGGCCCGAGTAACACTGTCTATCTCAGCCTCGGCGGCAATCTGGGCGACCCGGCAACCTCTATGGCGGCTGCGCTGCGCATTCTCGATGCCGATGCGGACACGCGCGTCGCTGCCGTCTCGTCGCTCTACCGCACGCCGCCCTGGGGCAAGCTCGACCAGCCGGATTTTCTCAATGCCGCCGCCGAATTGTCGACGCGGCTCCCGCCGCGGGCGCTGCTCGACCTCTGCCTTGATGCGGAGCGCAAGCTGAAGCGGGTGCGCGAGGAGCGTTGGGGGCCGCGCCTGATCGACATCGATATTCTGGTGTTCGGCGACCAGATCATTCACGAGACCGGGCTGGAAGTGCCGCATCCCCGCATGCTGGAACGCGCCTTCGTGCTGGCGCCGCTGGCCGAGATCGCGCCGGATCTTGCCGTCGGCGGACGAAGTGTGTCGGATCGATTGGCCGTGGTCGATACATCAGGGATCGAACGTCTGGCGTCGGGCCGTGATTGGTGGCTGGCCTGA
- the folP gene encoding dihydropteroate synthase, with translation MTARRWQLAHGRHLDLGGKAVVVGILNVTPDSFSDGGLFDAPQAALAQARRMIGEGAHIIDVGGESTRPGAAAVSAAEEQARILPVIEALAKAGEVLISADTYRAETARLAVEAGAHIVNDVWGLQREPDIAHIAAETGAGLIVMHTGRDREKLPDVIADQFVFLERSLVIARHNGVADDRIVLDPGFGFAKETAQENLDLMARFSELHALGFPLMAGTSRKRFLGTVTGRDAADRAAATAATSVILRLKGAHLFRVHDVAINVDALAVADAMLARETARSDHRSER, from the coding sequence ATGACGGCGAGGCGATGGCAGCTGGCGCATGGACGCCATCTCGACCTTGGCGGCAAGGCCGTGGTCGTCGGCATCCTCAACGTCACCCCCGACAGCTTTTCCGACGGCGGCCTGTTTGATGCTCCGCAAGCGGCGCTGGCCCAGGCGCGTCGCATGATCGGGGAAGGGGCTCATATTATCGATGTCGGTGGAGAATCGACCCGACCCGGCGCTGCCGCCGTATCGGCCGCTGAGGAACAGGCGCGTATCCTGCCGGTGATCGAGGCGTTGGCGAAGGCCGGCGAGGTGCTGATTTCCGCAGACACCTATCGCGCCGAAACCGCGCGGCTTGCGGTGGAGGCCGGCGCCCATATCGTCAACGATGTCTGGGGCCTGCAGCGCGAGCCCGATATTGCGCATATCGCCGCCGAAACCGGTGCAGGGCTGATCGTCATGCATACCGGGCGGGATCGCGAGAAACTGCCCGACGTGATCGCCGACCAGTTTGTTTTCCTGGAGAGATCGCTGGTCATCGCCCGTCACAATGGCGTTGCGGACGACCGCATCGTGCTTGACCCCGGATTCGGCTTTGCCAAGGAGACGGCGCAGGAAAATCTCGACCTGATGGCGCGGTTTTCCGAACTTCATGCGCTCGGTTTTCCATTGATGGCCGGCACTTCGCGAAAACGCTTCCTCGGCACCGTCACCGGCCGCGATGCGGCCGATCGCGCTGCCGCAACGGCGGCAACCAGCGTCATTCTCAGGCTCAAGGGCGCGCATCTGTTTCGCGTCCATGATGTCGCAATCAACGTGGACGCGCTGGCCGTGGCGGATGCTATGCTGGCGCGGGAGACCGCTAGGTCGGACCACAGATCGGAACGCTGA
- a CDS encoding DUF924 family protein yields MELDNRALSVTRFWRDAGEDAWFEKNDAFDTNFRERFLDLHYSAARRECDDWSEHAEGSLALMILLDQFPRNCFRGTGHMYATDPLAKHFAQKAVTSGHDLALEPELRVFLYLPFEHAENLADQDISVELHAAKAEFNLKYALEHHDIIQRFGRFPHRNKMLGRETTPQEQAFLDEGGFSG; encoded by the coding sequence ATGGAATTGGACAACAGGGCCCTGTCGGTCACCAGATTCTGGCGTGACGCCGGCGAAGATGCGTGGTTCGAAAAGAACGATGCTTTCGATACCAATTTTCGCGAACGCTTTCTCGACCTGCACTACTCCGCCGCGCGGCGCGAATGCGACGACTGGTCGGAGCACGCCGAAGGCTCGCTGGCGCTGATGATCCTGCTCGATCAGTTTCCGCGCAATTGCTTTCGCGGCACCGGCCATATGTACGCCACCGACCCGCTGGCGAAGCATTTCGCTCAAAAGGCGGTCACATCAGGGCATGATCTGGCGCTGGAACCGGAGCTCCGCGTCTTCCTCTATTTGCCGTTTGAACATGCGGAAAACCTTGCCGACCAGGACATTTCGGTGGAACTGCACGCCGCCAAGGCCGAGTTCAACCTGAAATATGCGCTGGAGCATCACGACATCATCCAGCGCTTCGGCAGGTTTCCGCACCGCAACAAGATGCTTGGCCGCGAGACGACACCGCAGGAACAGGCATTTCTCGATGAAGGCGGGTTCTCCGGCTGA